In one window of Fusobacteria bacterium ZRK30 DNA:
- a CDS encoding D-aminoacylase: protein MDILIKNGKIVDGTLTKPFIGDLHIKDGKIHAIGEKIDIDGIKTVDAKGRVVAPGFIDTHSHSDLVMLLNPYNEVKIRQGITTEVLGQDGISMAPLPIEYISPWRKNLAGLDGDSDDIDWEYETTENYLNMMANQGVGLNETYLVPHGNIRMEAMGLAGETATDKQIERMCEITRREMEAGAYGLSTGLIYMPCAYSETKEIIEMCKVVAEYDGVFVVHQRSEADTILSSMKEIIRIGKESGVKVHFSHFKVCGKQNWKYIDEVIELLEEVKKTGIKVSFDQYPYAAGSTMLGVILPPWAHNGGTDELIKRLKSKSDREKMKSDIEKGIPGWDNFVDFAGIDQIFVTSVKTDKNQEIVGMSLEELGKFKGKDPLDATFDLLRDEENAVGMVDFYGKEEHIIKFMKRPEHNVCTDGLMAKGKPHPRAYGSFPKILGRYVREKKVFTIEQAINKMTKKAAEAIGIKGRGSLEVGKHADVLIIDMETVIDKGTFIDPVQFPVGIDNVFINGHHVIDEGVYNKILAGKVVKRS from the coding sequence ATGGATATTCTAATAAAAAATGGAAAGATAGTTGATGGAACACTGACAAAACCTTTCATAGGAGATCTGCATATAAAAGACGGGAAAATACATGCAATAGGTGAAAAAATTGATATTGATGGGATAAAAACAGTGGATGCCAAGGGCCGTGTAGTTGCTCCGGGATTTATTGATACTCATAGTCACTCAGATTTAGTGATGCTCCTTAATCCTTACAATGAAGTAAAGATTAGACAAGGGATAACAACAGAGGTGCTGGGCCAGGATGGAATATCTATGGCTCCGCTCCCTATTGAATATATCAGTCCTTGGAGAAAAAATCTGGCTGGTCTAGATGGTGATTCAGATGATATAGACTGGGAATATGAAACAACAGAAAATTATTTAAACATGATGGCTAACCAGGGTGTAGGACTAAATGAAACATATTTAGTCCCCCACGGGAATATAAGAATGGAAGCTATGGGGTTGGCCGGGGAAACAGCTACAGATAAACAGATAGAAAGGATGTGTGAAATAACAAGAAGAGAGATGGAAGCAGGAGCCTATGGTCTTTCTACTGGACTCATCTATATGCCATGTGCTTATTCCGAGACAAAAGAAATTATAGAGATGTGTAAAGTGGTAGCTGAATATGATGGCGTATTTGTAGTCCATCAAAGAAGTGAAGCCGACACCATATTAAGCTCTATGAAAGAGATTATAAGAATTGGAAAAGAATCGGGAGTAAAAGTCCATTTTTCTCACTTTAAAGTATGCGGGAAGCAAAACTGGAAATATATCGATGAAGTTATTGAATTGTTGGAAGAAGTAAAAAAAACTGGAATAAAAGTATCGTTTGACCAATATCCATATGCAGCAGGAAGCACTATGCTTGGAGTTATTTTACCGCCCTGGGCACATAATGGGGGAACAGATGAATTAATAAAAAGGTTAAAAAGTAAATCTGATAGGGAAAAAATGAAATCTGATATAGAAAAAGGGATTCCAGGCTGGGATAACTTTGTGGATTTTGCCGGGATTGATCAAATATTTGTAACATCTGTTAAAACTGATAAAAATCAGGAAATAGTAGGAATGAGTTTAGAAGAGTTAGGAAAATTTAAAGGGAAAGATCCATTGGATGCAACTTTTGACCTTTTAAGGGATGAAGAGAATGCAGTTGGAATGGTAGATTTTTATGGAAAAGAAGAACACATAATAAAATTCATGAAAAGACCGGAACATAATGTTTGTACTGATGGATTAATGGCTAAAGGGAAACCCCACCCAAGAGCATATGGTTCTTTCCCAAAAATACTTGGAAGATATGTAAGAGAGAAGAAAGTATTTACTATAGAGCAAGCTATCAATAAGATGACTAAAAAAGCTGCAGAAGCTATCGGGATTAAAGGAAGAGGCAGTTTAGAAGTTGGAAAACATGCTGATGTTCTTATTATAGATATGGAAACCGTTATTGATAAAGGAACATTTATAGACCCTGTTCAATTTCCTGTGGGAATAGATAATGTTTTTATTAACGGACATCACGTAATAGATGAAGGTGTTTATAATAAAATACTTGCAGGGAAGGTAGTTAAAAGAAGCTAA
- the ssnA gene encoding putative aminohydrolase SsnA: MFLIGNGRLITQEEMNPFYHNGTVVVEGNKVIETGETQTMKEKYPDAEFIDAKGQLIMPGMINTHHHIYSAFARGMASTGPAPKNFVDILENMWWKVDKNLKLEDVKYSALTTYIESIKNGVTTVFDHHASPMAAKDSLFTIADAAKEIGIRTCLCYEVSDRDGIEILEEGIKENTDFIKHYNTKNQNMIKGMFGMHASFTLSSESLHKCVKSMEGLDAGYHVHTAEAIDDLEDSLTKYNKRVIERLDEYGILGEKTIAVHCIHIDDNEMNILKNNGTQVVHNPESNMGNAVGCSPALELLEKGINVGLGTDGYTNDMFESMKVANIIHKHVKSNPSVAWGETPQMLFENNRKIVAKYFDGNIGVLKKGAMADIIIADYNPLTPMDETNYSSHILFGLMGRSVNTTIIDGKIIMKDRKLVGINENEVFEKSREYAKKMWNKMYLK, translated from the coding sequence ATGTTTTTAATTGGAAACGGAAGATTAATAACACAAGAAGAAATGAATCCCTTCTATCACAACGGAACTGTTGTGGTAGAAGGGAATAAAGTAATAGAAACAGGTGAAACTCAAACAATGAAAGAAAAATATCCAGATGCAGAATTTATTGATGCAAAAGGTCAACTGATAATGCCGGGAATGATCAATACTCATCATCATATATATAGTGCTTTTGCAAGAGGTATGGCTTCTACAGGACCAGCTCCAAAAAACTTTGTAGATATTTTGGAAAATATGTGGTGGAAAGTAGATAAAAATTTAAAATTAGAAGATGTAAAGTACAGTGCTCTTACGACATATATAGAAAGTATAAAAAATGGAGTAACAACAGTATTTGATCACCATGCAAGTCCAATGGCAGCAAAAGACAGTTTATTTACCATTGCAGATGCAGCTAAAGAAATTGGGATAAGAACCTGCCTTTGTTATGAAGTTTCAGACAGAGATGGCATTGAGATACTAGAGGAGGGGATTAAAGAGAATACAGATTTTATTAAACACTACAACACAAAAAACCAAAATATGATTAAAGGAATGTTTGGGATGCATGCTTCTTTCACTCTATCAAGTGAATCTTTACATAAGTGTGTAAAATCTATGGAAGGCCTAGATGCCGGTTACCACGTCCATACAGCGGAAGCTATAGATGATTTGGAAGATTCGCTAACTAAATATAACAAGAGAGTCATAGAGAGACTTGATGAATATGGAATTTTAGGAGAAAAGACAATAGCAGTTCATTGTATCCACATAGATGACAATGAAATGAATATCTTAAAAAATAATGGAACTCAGGTAGTTCATAATCCTGAATCAAATATGGGGAATGCAGTAGGTTGTTCCCCGGCTTTAGAATTATTAGAAAAAGGGATTAATGTAGGACTTGGAACCGATGGTTATACAAATGATATGTTTGAGTCTATGAAAGTCGCTAATATAATACATAAACATGTAAAATCAAATCCTTCTGTAGCTTGGGGAGAAACACCTCAGATGTTGTTTGAAAATAACAGAAAGATTGTAGCTAAGTATTTTGATGGAAATATAGGAGTATTAAAGAAAGGAGCTATGGCAGACATAATAATAGCTGACTATAACCCATTAACTCCTATGGATGAAACAAATTATAGCAGTCATATATTATTTGGGCTAATGGGTAGAAGTGTAAACACCACCATTATAGATGGAAAAATCATAATGAAAGATAGAAAATTAGTAGGAATAAATGAAAATGAAGTATTTGAAAAGTCAAGAGAATATGCAAAAAAAATGTGGAATAAAATGTACTTAAAATAA
- a CDS encoding purine/pyrimidine permease, translating to MSDNNKLSIGEALPLSFQHLLAMFVGTIVPPILIAGAIGASIEQRITLIQSALFVSAIATFIQLFPLPLFKKYKLGSGLPMMMGMSYVFLGLTVAVAKDQGLPVLFGSLLVASIIGVFMGFYVDRIKKIFTPLISGVLVICMGIGLYPSAVRNLASGIKPENYGDPKNIFVGLLVVFIIAILNKIGRGMIKNAAIVIGMIVGYIVAIPLEMVDFSSIAEAGWLAIPKPMAYGIEFDTGIIITFTIAYAISIISLLGCGTVTTFGAYGRPLKGEEIANSTIAMGVGSVISSLFGSIPMAGLTQNAAIISINKKTQKIIFVLASLMVLVTSISPKIASCLISIPNSVIGGGTLVIFGMITISGMGLLNRVGDNEYSKLIAGISIAISIGITYNPTMFLKFSPTIQTLIGKSSLISGVIIALILQEIYRLIDSFNSKKKVIQENI from the coding sequence ATGAGCGATAACAATAAATTATCAATAGGAGAAGCATTACCACTTAGTTTTCAGCATTTGTTAGCAATGTTTGTAGGGACAATTGTACCTCCAATTTTAATAGCAGGGGCAATTGGTGCCTCTATTGAGCAACGAATAACTCTTATTCAATCAGCACTTTTTGTATCGGCAATAGCAACTTTTATTCAGTTATTTCCACTACCTTTATTTAAAAAATACAAATTAGGATCCGGTCTTCCTATGATGATGGGAATGAGTTATGTATTTTTAGGATTAACTGTAGCAGTTGCAAAGGATCAAGGATTACCAGTTTTATTTGGTAGTTTGTTAGTTGCTTCAATAATTGGAGTTTTTATGGGGTTTTATGTAGATAGAATAAAAAAAATATTTACACCACTTATATCAGGAGTACTAGTTATATGTATGGGGATAGGTCTTTACCCATCAGCAGTAAGGAATCTTGCATCTGGGATAAAACCTGAAAACTATGGGGATCCTAAAAATATATTTGTTGGATTATTAGTAGTTTTCATAATAGCTATTTTAAATAAAATTGGTAGAGGTATGATAAAAAATGCAGCTATTGTAATCGGAATGATAGTCGGTTATATAGTGGCAATTCCTTTAGAGATGGTTGATTTTTCAAGTATTGCTGAAGCTGGATGGCTTGCAATTCCAAAACCAATGGCTTATGGAATTGAGTTTGATACAGGAATAATAATTACATTTACCATAGCTTATGCTATTTCTATTATTTCTTTACTTGGGTGTGGAACAGTAACAACATTTGGTGCATATGGAAGACCGCTTAAAGGTGAAGAAATTGCAAATAGTACTATAGCAATGGGAGTAGGCTCTGTTATATCGTCTTTATTTGGATCTATACCAATGGCCGGACTTACACAAAATGCAGCAATTATTTCGATAAATAAAAAAACACAAAAAATTATATTTGTTTTAGCATCATTAATGGTACTAGTCACTAGTATATCCCCTAAAATAGCATCCTGCTTAATATCTATACCAAATTCAGTAATAGGAGGCGGAACTCTTGTAATTTTTGGAATGATTACTATCTCTGGGATGGGTCTTTTAAACAGAGTAGGTGATAATGAATATTCAAAATTAATCGCTGGAATATCGATTGCAATTAGTATTGGGATTACTTATAATCCAACAATGTTTTTAAAATTTTCACCAACAATACAAACGTTGATAGGAAAATCATCTCTTATATCAGGAGTTATTATTGCTTTAATACTTCAGGAAATATACAGGTTAATAGATAGTTTTAATAGCAAGAAAAAGGTCATACAAGAAAATATTTAG